In Gadus chalcogrammus isolate NIFS_2021 chromosome 1, NIFS_Gcha_1.0, whole genome shotgun sequence, one DNA window encodes the following:
- the LOC130398890 gene encoding G2/M phase-specific E3 ubiquitin-protein ligase-like: MGAMPDLSSDEEVNEAILASLESHPTSQNDTSAKEVLLDLASKINIHEKCRFNINRSAVLDGAVRGFKRLSYNPTFQMCVMFSDDFGVDEEAVDLGGPRREFLRLLLEALAHSQMFEGREGKANLALESSALRKDQYFFAGQAIAVSLVHGGPAPGFCSYSLYSSLTGRSPKPEMEEIADLDLYAKVKKVSECTSLDELQQATEPLTDYLANAGCLRPLKGIEDKDLLVEDILMFQVVHRVSGAFERFREGMKTLGVLDAIRMHPVAFRPLMCHEPSPLTADVLENLFVIRLSAVGSNRRRAEECVVPFWRDYLMDIEGKYYC, translated from the exons ATGGGAGCCATGCCAGACCTGTCCTCTGATGAGGAAGTTAACGAGGCTATATTGGCCAGTCTTGAGAGTCATCC GACGTCTCAAAATGACACATCTGCGAAGGAGGTGCTCCTCGATCTTGCCTCCAAAATTAATATCCATGAAAAATGCAGATTTAACATAAACCGTTCTGCTGTGCTTGATGGTGCTGTTAGAGGTTTCAAGAGACTGTCCTACAATCCGACCTTCCAAATGTGTGTCATGTTCTCGGATGACTTTGGCGTGGATGAGGAGGCTGTTGACCTCGGTGGCCCTAGGAGGGAGTTCCTGCGTCTACTTTTGGAGGCCCTGGCACACTCACAGATGTTTGAGGGAAGGGAAGGAAAAGCCAACTTGGCTTTGGAAAGTTCAG CTTTAAGAAAGGACCAGTATTTTTTTGCCGGCCAGGCCATTGCGGTGAGCCTAGTTCATGGCGGGCCTGCTCCTGGGTTCTGCTCCTATTCTTTGTACTCCTCCCTGACCGGAAGATCGCCCAAGCCTGAGATGGAGGAGATTGCAGATTTGGACCTTTATGCCAAGGTCAAAAAG GTGTCAGAATGTACATCTTTAGATGAATTGCAACAGGCCACAGAACCACTCACAGATTATCTGGCCAATGCTGGGTGTCTCAGGCCATTGAAAGGCATAGAGGACAAAGACCTTTTGGTGGAGGACATCCTCATGTTCCAGGTGGTCCATCGCGTCAGTGGAGCATTTGAAAG attcaGGGAGGGGATGAAGACCCTTGGTGTGCTTGATGCAATAAGAATGCACCCAGTTGCTTTCAGACCGCTGATGTGTCACGAGCCATCCCCACTGACAGCTGATGTACTAGAAAATCTGTTTGTTATTCGACTGTCTGCAGTGGGCAGCAACAGAAGAAGGGCAGAGGAATGTGTTGTTCCATTTTGGAGGGACTACCTGATGGATATTGAGGGTAAGTATTATTgctag
- the LOC130398729 gene encoding uncharacterized protein LOC130398729 yields the protein MSVVFLLIYFIFHGHFLFVEVNGNEEDIAIFFTDALQCVQRIVRETDSLGHDSVILDRLISELDGYARTISLLLSINQQHEGDNQGSFGDLEALHVCFQYVINSYQNQRSVGRNMLTLGVPTIRTGHPGRPPYNILHQQIAYCLSFGMNWERIAVCFGISRRTLYRYRQQLQIGTLSYTAMSDEALCNVIREILQTTPGSGERYVRSSLQTRNLRIQRWRVRRCLQHLDPIGRAFRRRRVIHRRIYSVQNPNQLWHIDGNHKLVRWRMVFHGCVDGFSRTIIYLQCLNNNRASSVLELFRQGVENFGLPLRVRCDHGMENTGVARYMLERRGLNSVITGRSVHNQRIERLWAESNSCLLLLQ from the exons ATGTCAGTGGTATTTCttcttatttactttattttccaCGGTCACTTTTTGTTTGTGGAGGTAAATGGTAATGAGGAAGACATTGCGATCTTTTTCACTGACGCACTGCAGTGTGTTCAGAGAATTGTGAGGGAAACTGACAGTTTGGGACATGACAGTGTAATTTTGGACAGATTGATTTCTGAGCTTGATGGTTATGCTCGGACAATCTCTTTATTGCTCTCGATTAACCAGCAGCATGAGGGTGACAATCAGGGGAGCTTTGGTGACCTGGAGGCGCTCCATGTATGTTTTCAATATGTCATAAATTCCTATCAAAACCAAAGGTCAGTGGGAAGGAACATGTTGACCTTAGGAGTACCTACTATCAGAACTGGTCATCCTGGTCGCCCTCCATACAATATACTCCATCAACAAATCGCCTACTGTTTGTCATTTGGCATGAATTGGGAACGAATAGCTGTATGCTTTGGAATCAGCAGGAGGACACTGTATCGTTACAGACAGCAGCTACAAATTGGTACCCTCAGCTATACAGCAATGTCTGATGAGGCCTTGTGTAACGTCATCAGAGAGATCCTTCAAACCACTCCAGGTTCAGGGGAAAGGTATGTCCGTTCGAGCCTTCAAACACGCAACCTTAGAATACAGCGGTGGCGTGTGCGACGCTGCCTGCAACATCTTGACCCAATTGGTCGGGCCTTCCGTAGACGTCGAGTAATTCACAGAAGAATTTATTCGGTTCAAAATCCCAATCAATTATG GCATATAGACGGAAACCACAAACTGGTCAGGTGGAGAATGGTCTTTCATGGATGTGTTGACGGCTTTAGTAGGACCATCATATACTTGCAGTGCCTAAATAACAATAGAGCATCAAGTGTACTGGAACTTTTTCGGCAAGGTGTAGAGAATTTTGGCCTTCCCTTGAGAGTACGCTGTGATCATGGCATGGAGAACACCGGCGTTGCCCGTTATATGCTGGAAAGAAGAGGGTTAAATAGTGTCATCACTGGACGCAGTGTTCACAACCAGAGGATTGAGCGGTTGTGGGCAGAGTCAAACAGTTGTCTCCTTCTACTACAGTGA